Proteins encoded within one genomic window of Pseudomonadota bacterium:
- a CDS encoding cupin domain-containing protein, whose translation MRTREYLTCEIGEVQLSVAGTVWRLAPGDVVVFRGDQQHGYSNPGRSRAVAYSVIAFAPVAS comes from the coding sequence GTGCGGACCCGTGAGTACCTCACGTGCGAGATCGGCGAGGTTCAACTGTCGGTCGCGGGCACCGTCTGGCGCCTGGCCCCCGGGGACGTCGTCGTCTTCCGCGGTGACCAGCAGCACGGCTACTCCAACCCCGGACGCTCCAGGGCAGTGGCCTACAGCGTGATCGCTTTCG